GAGGTAATCGTCGTCGCGCGGTGCGGCCTTGCGGAAGGCGAAGTTGTTCCAGTGCTCATAGCGCTCGCGCACCTGGCCGCCGAAGCTGGCCCATATGAAGCCATCGGGGCTTAGCGGCACGTACTTGATCGGGTCGAACACGTCGGTCGGGTCGTCTGGCTTCCGCTTCGCCAGCACCGACCAGTCTTCCTCGAAGCGACGGTCCTTGAACGCGGGCCACTGGAAGCCCTTGGCCTGCTCGCCCCCGAACAGGCCGCTTGAGAGCATGACGAGGCAGGCAGCGGAGCCCACTGCCCGCCGAGACCTGCGCGCCTGCATGGCAGTCCCCCTGTGCCGCGCCGTCAGGGGCGACCGTGCGGAGAGCGAGTCACGTCAGGCGTGGCCGAGGCAGGCCCTGCGCGGGAGGGTCGGGGCGCCGAGGAGGAGGGAGAGCGGACTCAGCGCCTGTTCGCTCGCGCGATGCGGGGTGCCGGGGCCGCGGCTGAGCGGTCGCGCCGTGGTGCCCTGCCGGTGCCGGCGATGGTTGCGGGACGCAGCACGTGCGTCCCTTGCGCCGCCATTCAGCGGCGGACGCCTCACGTCGCGACCAGAGCGAACAGGAACTCACGAGCTGCTGCGACTACAGCCACGGCCATCACCCCCTTTCCGCGCGAAACGGGCGTTGCGGTGGGACAGCTTCACACTTGCTTCAATCCTACACACTTGCCGCCCGCGAATCAAGCGCGAGGCGGGCCTGGGGTGTGGGCCGGAATTGTAGGTGGCTGCGGGAGCTCCGAAGGAGCAAGATGGGATAGCCCAGGGCAACGCCCTGGGAACAAGACCGCCCCGCGGCAGCCCTGACAGGGCGGAATCGAGAGCTTCTATCTCGCCCCTTCAGGGCTGGACCCGTGGAGCCCGCTGAACCCAGGGCGTTGCCCTGGGCTATCCCATGCGAGCCCTTCAGGCTCCAGAGGCAATCACCCTGCCTGCAATTCCGGCCCACACCCGCGGGGCTGCGCGATCGCGCGATATGGCGTGCTGCTCCGATGCCCGGTCCATTGCGCGCCTCATGCGATTGAGGCCAGGCGCTCGCGGTAGTAGAGGAAATTCACCCACGAAATGTCGGGCGGGAGGGCATGGTCGCAGCCGGGCACGTAGCCGCCTTCGAGGAGGAGGTCGCGCTTGGCGTCAATCATCGCGTCAATGGCCGCGCGGTCGCCCCAGGCGAGGACCCGTTTGTCCATCCCACCGCCGATGATGAGGTCGCGGCCGAACTTCTTCCGCAACGCCACCACGTCCATCCCCGCCGCGACTTCCATCGGGTAGATGTAGTTGATGCCGGCCTCAAGCCAGAGGGGGATCAGTTCTTCGACGTTGCCGTCGCTGTCGAGCATCACGACATCAATGCCGGCGCGGTGCAACAGGTCGGTGATGCGGCGGTAGTTGGGCAGCATCATCTGGCGGACGTGGCGCGGCGAGATGAGCGAGGCCGTCTTGTAGGCCATGTCTTCCCACATGATCGCGAAGTCGAACTGGACGTCGCCCACGACGCGCTCGAGCACGGCCACGGTGAGGTCGGCGAGGTGGTCCATCATCTCCTGCACGAAGGCGGGGTCGTCATAGAGGGCGACGGCGATGTTCTCGACGCCCATCCAGTCGCGGATCCAGCCGAAGAGGCTGCCGGCGGAGACGCCGAGCGGGAAGTCGCGCACGGCGTACTGCTTGACGAGCGACGCCCAGTGCATCGAGATGCGGTTCGGGCTGTCGGGGTTCAGGCGCGGCAGGAAGTCGCGGCGCCACGTCTCGCGGTCCTTGAGGGGGAACTCGATGTACTGGGGCATGTTGGGCTCGGCGGCGCGGCGGAACTTCTTCTTGATCGCCCCCTCGCGGCTGTCGCGGTAGACCTCGTAGTCGTCGGTCAGCTCGAGGGTCTCGTAGTTCCAGTGGTAGGCGAGGCCGACGTTGACGGGCGCGGTCTCGAAGCGGTCGTAGCCCACAATGCGGGCGTAGTCGTCGTCGGGGGGCAGGCCCTCGCGTTGCCAGCGTTTCACCGTTTCGGGGAAGGCCCGCATCTCGTGGCGGAACAGGCGGTCGGACGGCTGGTAGTGCGTCACGGCGCGGTAGCGTTCGCGGCTGGTCATGGCGGCGGCCTCCTGGCGAGGGGACTCGGTTGACACGCGCGGCCAATGATGATAGCAAATGGGGACGTGTGAGTCACCCGCTGCATGCACAACAGGACTCCGCTCGATGCTTCAGTGTTCGCCGCGCGTTCTTCTCTGTGTCCTCTGCGCCTCTGTGGTCGGTTCGGCCTTCGCTGCCGAGGTGCCGCTGGCCCAGGCGCCGCTGCCGCCCGGGGCAGTGAGCGGCATCGGGGGCTTCCTCGGCCAGCGCCTCCAGGGCAACGCCGACTACCTGCTGAAGTTCGACGTCGGCCGCTTCGTGAAGATGGTCGAGGAGAAGACGTATCGCGACTGGTTCTGGATCGGCGAGCAGCCGGGCAAGTGGCTCGAGGCGGCCATCCTGGCCGCCGAGCAGCAGGGCCACGCCGAGCTCCGCCAGAAGGCCGAGGAGGCGCTCAAGCGCCTCGTCGCCGCCCAGGAGCCCGGCGGCTATCTCGGCATCACCGACCCCAAGGTGCGCAACGACCTGCGGCCCCTGCGCGGCATGGACGCCTATGAGCTGTACTTCACCCTTCACGCGCTGGTGACGGCGGGCGAGCGCTGGGGCAGCGACGCGGCGCTCGCTGCCGCAAAGCGCTTGGGCGATTTCCTCATCGCGACGGTCGGCCCGGGCAAGGCCGAGTTCTTCCCCGTGCCGAAGGAGGTGACCATCGCGGGGCACCCCGAGCATTTCGGCCTCGAGGGCGCGCTGCTCGCCCACCCGATGGCGCGCCTGGCCCGTGTGGCAGGCGACGCGAAGTATCTCGGCTGGAGCCAGTGGGTGGTGAGTCGCATAGACCGCTGGTCGGGCTGCGGCACGCTGTCGAACCTCGACAAGGTGGCCGACGGCACGCTGCGGCTGAACGAAATCCAGCCCAACGTCCACGCCCACACCCTGCACATGAACCTGCTCGGCCTGCTGGAGCAGGCCCGTGCCACGGGCGACAAGGCCCTCGTCCGCAAGGCGATGGCCGCCTGGAGCGAGATCGCCGCCAGCCGCACCTACGTCACCGGCGGCGTCAGCGTGGGCGAGACCTACCGCGCCGAGCACGACCTGCCCAACACCGGCAGCGTGTGCGAAACCTGCGCCACCATGTCGTGGCTCGAACTCAACGCGCGCCTGCTCGAGCTCACGGGCGACCCCGCCCATGCCGACGTGATCGAACGGGCCCTCTGGAACCATCTGCCCGCGGCGCAGACCGCCGACGCCGACGGCTGGCGCTACCACACGCCGCTCAACGGCTGGAAGCCCGAGGGTTGTTTCACCGGGCCGGATTGCTGCTCGTCCAGCGGCCCGCGTATTCTGGCCATGGTGCCGGGCCTCCTCTACGGCCGCACGCGCGACGGCGTGGCCATCAACCAGTACGTGCCCTCCACCCTCCGCACGAAGCTCGCCTCGGGCACCGAACTCACGATCCGCCAGGCCACCGACTACCCGACGGGCGAGAAGGTGGAGATCGAGGTCTCGCCCGCGAAGCCCGAGCGGTTCGCCCTGCGGCTGCGCCTGCCCGCCTGGTGCGAGAAGCCCACCGTGACGGTGAACGACCAGCCCGTGGCCGAGCGGCCGCGGCGCGAGCCCACCTTCGCCGCCGTGGCCCGCGAGTGGAGAGCAGGCGACCGCGTGACCGTCACGCTGCCGATGGAGCCGCGCTGGTTCGCCGGCCGGCGCGGCAACGACGGGCGCTTCTGCCTCCTGCGCGGCCCGCTCGTCTACGCCCTCGACACCGTCTGGTGCGACCCCGCGACTCGCCGGGCCCTCGTGGGCGACGCCGCGGGCGACCCCTTCCCCGGTCTGGCGGGCCTGCTCCTGGATGCCGAGGCGTCGGGCGCGGCGATCACGCCTGTCGAAACGCCCGCGCGAGCCTTCGGCCCCGCCTATCGCGTGCGCGTCGCCCTCACCGATGGCCAGCGGGCGCTGGCCACAATGCTCCCCTTCGGCAACATCGGCGTGTGGTACCGCGACGAGGCCGAGAGACGGGAGCGGACAGGCCGCCGCGACGGCTACGCCGTCTGGCTGCCCGAGGCGTCGAGCGGCAGGTTCCGCCCGGTGGACCTCCGCGGCGCCGTCAACGTCCACTCCAACAATGGGCGCGGCCTCTTCGTCAGCCCGGCGTTCACGGCCGACTGCTTCCCGTTTCCCCGCTACGGCGCGCACACCCTGCGCGGCGTGCCGTTCGAGGTGATTGACCCCGCGACGAACGGCGGGCGCAACCTGCTCATCCTCCGCGGCGGGCCGGCCGAGGCCCTGGCGGCGAAGTACCCGGCGAGTGTCAAGGTGCCCGTCGGCTTCCGTTGCCGCGCGTTCCACTTCCTCGGCGGCGTGGCTGGCTGGGCGTTCCCCTGGGCGCAGGACCGCAGGGTCGGGGCCGTCGTCCGCATCCGCTACGAGGATGCCCCGTCGCAGGAGGTCCAGTGGATCAGCGGCGAGCACCTGGCCGACTACAACAGCAAGGCCGACGTGCCGGGGTCGGTCCGCGTCCTCGACCTGGGCCGCACGCACCTTCGGCTGCTCAGCCTCCGTGTGAGCGCCAGGAGCAAGGTGACCGAGCTCGAGCTCGCCTCGGGCGGCACCATCGTCGCGCCCGTCTTCGCCGCCATCACGGCCGAGCTGCCGGAGGACTGAGCCGTGTCGCCGATGTGTTTCGCCGCGTGCGCGCTGGGGCTGTGCGTGGCGTTCGCGGGCGCGGCGGCCGCGCCCGAGCCGCGCGGGGCGCTGGCGATGGAGCGACTCGCCGGCGCCGCCTGGCGCTTCGGCGGCGTGCTGGGCGATCGGATCAAGGCAAACGTCGAGCACTGGCTCCTTGTGGCCCCTAGGAACAACCCCGGCCTGCTCGACATGTTCGCCAACCGGGACAAGGGGCCCAAGCCCAACCTCGTGCCCTGGGCCGGCGAGTTCGTCGGCAAGTTCCTCATCTCGGGCGTCCAGGCGATGCGCATGTCGGACGACCCGCGCCTCCGCGACACGCTCGCGGCCATCGTTCGCCGCCTGGCCGAGCTTCAGGCCGAGGACGGCTACCTCGGCCCCTGGCCCAAGGCCGAACGCCTCCTCGGCCACTGGGACCTCTGGGGCCACTACCACATCATTCAAGCGCTTCTGCTCTGGCACGAGCAGGCGGGCGACGAGAAGGCCCTCGGCGTCGCCCGCCGCATGGCCGACCTCATCTGCCATACCTACCTCGACACCCAGCGCCGCGTCTTCGACGCCGGCTCGCACGAGATGAACATGTCGGTCATCCACGGCCTCGCGCTCCTCTACGAGAAGACGAAGGAGCCGCGCTACCTGCGCATGGCCGAGGAAATCCTCAAGGACTTCGAGCGCGCGGGCGACTACTTCCGCACCGGCCTCGCGGGCGTGGAGTTCTTCCGCACGCCCCGGCCCCGCTGGGAAAGCCTCCACGCCGTCCAGGGCCTGGCCGAGCTCTATCGCATCACGGGCGACGAACGCCTCAGACGGGCGTTTCTCCACCACTGGGCGAGCATTCGCCGCTTCGATGTGCGCAACACGGGCGGCTTCTCCTCCGGCGAGCAGGCCACGGGCAACCCCTTCGCCGATACGCCCATCGAAACCTGCTGCGTCATCGCCTGGCAGGCCGTGATGATGGACGCTCTGCGCCTCACGGGAGACCCGACGATCGCCGACGACCTCGAGCGGACAACGTTCAACGCCGTCGCCGGCGCCCAGCATCCCTCGGGCGCGTGGTGCACCTACGACGCGCCGATGAACGGCCGGCGGGTGCCGTCCCACGTCGCCATCAACTTCCAGGCCCGGCCCGACACGCCGCACCTCAACTGCTGCTCGGTCAACGGCCCCCGCGGCTTCGGCGCCCTCAGTGAGTGGGCAGTGATGAGTCGGGGCGATGGCCTGGCCGTCAACTTCTACGGCCCGATGGAGCTCCAAGCCAAG
The window above is part of the Planctomycetota bacterium genome. Proteins encoded here:
- a CDS encoding glycoside hydrolase family 127 protein is translated as MLQCSPRVLLCVLCASVVGSAFAAEVPLAQAPLPPGAVSGIGGFLGQRLQGNADYLLKFDVGRFVKMVEEKTYRDWFWIGEQPGKWLEAAILAAEQQGHAELRQKAEEALKRLVAAQEPGGYLGITDPKVRNDLRPLRGMDAYELYFTLHALVTAGERWGSDAALAAAKRLGDFLIATVGPGKAEFFPVPKEVTIAGHPEHFGLEGALLAHPMARLARVAGDAKYLGWSQWVVSRIDRWSGCGTLSNLDKVADGTLRLNEIQPNVHAHTLHMNLLGLLEQARATGDKALVRKAMAAWSEIAASRTYVTGGVSVGETYRAEHDLPNTGSVCETCATMSWLELNARLLELTGDPAHADVIERALWNHLPAAQTADADGWRYHTPLNGWKPEGCFTGPDCCSSSGPRILAMVPGLLYGRTRDGVAINQYVPSTLRTKLASGTELTIRQATDYPTGEKVEIEVSPAKPERFALRLRLPAWCEKPTVTVNDQPVAERPRREPTFAAVAREWRAGDRVTVTLPMEPRWFAGRRGNDGRFCLLRGPLVYALDTVWCDPATRRALVGDAAGDPFPGLAGLLLDAEASGAAITPVETPARAFGPAYRVRVALTDGQRALATMLPFGNIGVWYRDEAERRERTGRRDGYAVWLPEASSGRFRPVDLRGAVNVHSNNGRGLFVSPAFTADCFPFPRYGAHTLRGVPFEVIDPATNGGRNLLILRGGPAEALAAKYPASVKVPVGFRCRAFHFLGGVAGWAFPWAQDRRVGAVVRIRYEDAPSQEVQWISGEHLADYNSKADVPGSVRVLDLGRTHLRLLSLRVSARSKVTELELASGGTIVAPVFAAITAELPED
- a CDS encoding uroporphyrinogen decarboxylase family protein; the encoded protein is MTSRERYRAVTHYQPSDRLFRHEMRAFPETVKRWQREGLPPDDDYARIVGYDRFETAPVNVGLAYHWNYETLELTDDYEVYRDSREGAIKKKFRRAAEPNMPQYIEFPLKDRETWRRDFLPRLNPDSPNRISMHWASLVKQYAVRDFPLGVSAGSLFGWIRDWMGVENIAVALYDDPAFVQEMMDHLADLTVAVLERVVGDVQFDFAIMWEDMAYKTASLISPRHVRQMMLPNYRRITDLLHRAGIDVVMLDSDGNVEELIPLWLEAGINYIYPMEVAAGMDVVALRKKFGRDLIIGGGMDKRVLAWGDRAAIDAMIDAKRDLLLEGGYVPGCDHALPPDISWVNFLYYRERLASIA